DNA from Aphis gossypii isolate Hap1 chromosome 3, ASM2018417v2, whole genome shotgun sequence:
CTTGAATTTTAAcaagataaaacaattaaaacataaatattaccaatgatacttaattaaaattatacttgaaaaatttataatgaacatgtacatcataatattatgatcgtgAGTAGAAAAACAGAAAATCAGTAAACTCGATCTGGTAGTATGAAATTACACTTTCCAAGTTCCAACCAATTaccaaataacaattattatttattaaattaatttttaaaattccttGGATATGAacttacctataaaaatatttcaaacaatatacacaacaaaataatttgtcgaAAGTTTCAACGTCAGTAGTagttaataaagaatattttaagttcaaatttgtattgtttccaacaaaataatgttggcATTGTCAGCAGTCGCGATCGACTTGATATGTTTTCAATCAATCATACATCtgcaatgatttataatattaccacatacattttaactgttttacaCAGCGATaagatttcaaataaaatattatcatctcATAATTATTGAAGTCTTCGAATGAAATCATACATTCAAAACTATCAAaaccaaaaatgttaatatattaggcCTTTGGTATTAGCAATTTTGGGTTTTTTACGCATACTTAATAAGTAGATACGCTATAATTTACCACGcgtttcacaatttttttttattttttggtacctacttagtacttaccaaataaaaaatgcgGGACTTAAGTCATTTTCTAGGTGAAAAATAGAATTGTTAAGCAGTGATGCCCATTGCCCATGTAGCCCCTCGCtcggataaaaaaatcaaaaatatctcTAGACTTGTCGTGTAAAACTGTAAAACCTTGGGCTTGAGTAGGCCTCgaagttaaaaaaagtacaaaaataaaaaaaattatcaacttcAAATGGCTTTAAATTTAAGGTGCTTGATAAAGTAGAAATATACTTtgcgtattaatattttgtttttttttatttgtaaaacaaatttgaaaaacttaccaattttttcttaatgtgaaatcattgaattaaacTTCTCAATTCAGACTTCTCGATGACTGCAATGTGTTAAAGTAGGtaacataagtatattaaagcATTGCCGACGTTAGGTTTTTCGCTGCCCTGTGCCAAACTGCCAATTACTTCTAATACGCCGcccttatataatttacatatttttatttataaacaatgccGCCcctaaaattccaaaaaaaattgccACCCTATGCGGTCGCACATGCCTTCCGCCGGCACTGTATTAAAGTACCAAACACGAATACTCTGAGCAGTCCGAGCGGCATTATAGTAAGCAATATTAAGGGCACTCGTATTAACGTAAAATCTCACATTTTGGAAAGTTATAACTTCAAAAGTAAGCTCCAACGACAAATCCTCCTTGCACCATCGTTTTTAACTCGTCGAGTTACATAAgtttcgataaaataaaaataaaatttatgggGAGGGAGGGGGGGGACTAAGCTGCATATTTTATacccaaatattaaattgcggGTACCTAGAGGTTACCATAATtgtaattctattattatacctaaaaatatttgtttctgaATATgcttcaaaaacattattaagttttaagatGTCGTTGTaacattattagattattgtgATTGTGATATACCCAATTAATActcacaaatatttatattcctattatttttttttttgaaataattatttttatgtaaatctaattaataataataataatcaaatactaatatacaatGATCTAAAATTCTAAAGGAAATCACTAAattcaatgtaatattattaaaactaaaaaactgcACATGCAAGAAGctggaatattaatttagtaggtaattcgtataataaataaggtaCCTACACGAATCGATTGTGGGCGAATACGGTCGGTCTGCctatattacatagtatattattatatacatttatacgatgtatattgtattgataatatattggtattaattattaattaaattgctatattaattactatgtagtataatttattttactcttatagtaatagtaatacaatatgttgaattatttttcaccaaaatattgcatttattatacttttttaaatagtttttaatttagtcaTAAAATGCACTATTTTATCACTTTTGagtcaatacatttatatatttacgttGTGCCTTCGTGGTATAAAAAGGCAATAGTTTCATTAGTTTCaagctatttttaaatatatttaaattttatgaaatagttaattcgataaaatttaaatattaaatgtaattattctaTTGACGACTCAGCGACTGGAGTaacaaaagtataaactataaaagatattaatttgaattttgaacccctatttaatcattaaatttttgaacaaaaaaatatcggAAGTACCTAATGTCCGATGGACAATGATAGAAATAGATTATAACACTAATTTtgtcattagaaaaaaatgtacgttttgaatattaattcaatttgtaCAATTTGACTTtggaataactattttatagaacAAAAGTAGTGATCCTCAGTTAAATTATGGTGATAACATTATCTGGATTATGGATATGAATCGCGTGCGTAGCGTACAAGATGATTAGATGTCAGAGAAATAGTGAAATGTGAATACCGGACACCGGTGTCCCGTGTGCGAACGACAACCGACAGGCTGTCCTGAACtcctgatttttaaatttttcctgTTGGTCTtcatttttgactttttttcgTTTGTTTTTAGTCTGCCATTAAGTTCATTGTAATCATTTTTAGTAGTTTACTTCGCTATTTTTCTACAGTCCGTACCCTGTGCGCTGACGAAACACTATGTTTATCGAAAGGGGGAAACCAGAAGAAATCCCTAAGGGGGCCATACGTCTCACAAAAGACGAGGTCATGGAGTACATGACCAACCTGATACAAAAATGGCCAAATACTATGGAATTGTCAGTGGTGATCACattgcataattattttttattaagaaccATCCTATTGTTTTTAGATGGGCGCTGAAACACGGTAATCCAATTCTGTCGTCGGCTGTTGTCATATCGAGTTccgtaattttacatttttaccgaAAAAGATTAAAACTTGGGAACTATGGACGTTTTACTTTGTTCTTACCAGTTGTTATTATGCCATCAATTTTTGATCAAATTTATCAAAGCTCAGTATGTATATTCactcatattataacaacattaaAGAGACAACAATAAAACTCTTATATCCCATAGATTACtactaaatcaataattttacaagaaGATTGTCCTATTTGCATTAGTACACAATCAATGTTCATACAATTGGGTACAGGAATTGTTTACCCGTTGATGAGCACAATTGGTGGATCTTATATggtaaatatacattacactCGAATAATCTTTCTAACATtccattatgatttttatgaaatttttgattttcattattataaaaattctaccataactatttatattttcaggtTGCCCACAAAATGaacttattaagttttaaatccaATGGACCTGACATTGTTAAAGAATTTGCTCAACATCTAACGAAACTAAGTCGTCCACTATATAATAGACTTACAGCATTTGTTATTGGTCATgcattattaagttatatgatAAGTCATTATCAAAtggaaaattttgaat
Protein-coding regions in this window:
- the LOC114127817 gene encoding uncharacterized protein LOC114127817, with translation MFIERGKPEEIPKGAIRLTKDEVMEYMTNLIQKWPNTMELWALKHGNPILSSAVVISSSVILHFYRKRLKLGNYGRFTLFLPVVIMPSIFDQIYQSSITTKSIILQEDCPICISTQSMFIQLGTGIVYPLMSTIGGSYMVAHKMNLLSFKSNGPDIVKEFAQHLTKLSRPLYNRLTAFVIGHALLSYMISHYQMENFEFLRLKMLQQQNEEIEASRQRKQISNK